One window of the Chitinophaga niabensis genome contains the following:
- a CDS encoding RNA polymerase sigma factor, whose protein sequence is MTGEENNSAYWEGIRKGNKQSFFDLYNNTYFHLVRFGLKVTANDELVKDTVTQLFLQLWEKRHRLNEVTQVRAYLFTSLRRMLIDQLEYHAKIDTAIERMAQQEVTTELPYEEIIVRVQQDEELKRKLYHALQQLTPRQKELIGLMFFEGYSYQQIAEHTSQSVKTVYNTIYNAIHLLRQLLK, encoded by the coding sequence GTGACAGGGGAAGAAAACAATAGCGCTTATTGGGAAGGCATCAGGAAAGGAAATAAACAATCCTTTTTTGATCTCTATAACAATACCTATTTCCACCTGGTGCGGTTTGGGTTGAAAGTCACGGCCAATGATGAATTGGTGAAAGATACGGTTACGCAGCTCTTTCTGCAGCTCTGGGAAAAGCGGCACAGGCTAAATGAAGTAACGCAGGTAAGGGCTTACCTGTTCACCTCCCTGCGCAGGATGCTGATAGATCAGCTGGAATACCATGCAAAGATAGACACGGCTATTGAGCGGATGGCTCAGCAGGAGGTAACAACAGAACTGCCCTATGAAGAGATAATTGTACGTGTGCAGCAGGATGAAGAGTTGAAACGCAAACTGTATCATGCCCTGCAGCAGTTAACTCCCCGCCAGAAAGAATTGATCGGGCTGATGTTTTTTGAAGGATATTCTTATCAGCAGATCGCAGAGCATACTTCTCAAAGTGTAAAAACGGTATATAATACCATCTATAATGCCATCCACCTGCTCCGGCAGCTCCTCAAATAA
- a CDS encoding ABC transporter permease, with protein MHAMNLIRIALKALQRNKLRAFLTMLGIIIGVAAVIAMVAIGEGSRQSIQSQLSSMGSNMITILPSSNVSGGVRIEGTSFQSLTIEDVKAIQRDAEYVSEVSPVSSTRGQAIYGALNWPTSLQGVAPSYFDIRKLVVQDGVSFTDADVVSSAKVCVLGQTVISNLFPSGESPVGKVIRLNSIPLQVIGTLAPKGQSSFGQDQDDIILTPYTTVQKRILATTYFQSIYASAINENSSVPATNEITAILRETHRLRPADENNFQVRTMEELIKTLGSTSSLLTVLLTAIAGISLVIGGIGIMNIMYVSVTERTKEIGLRMSIGARGVDILLQFLVEAIIISITGGIIGVLLGITAAQVITLTLGWPTLVSESSIVLSFMVCALTGVFFGYYPAQAASRLDPIEALRYE; from the coding sequence ATGCATGCAATGAACCTCATACGGATCGCATTAAAAGCACTGCAGCGTAATAAGCTGCGGGCATTCCTCACCATGCTGGGTATCATCATTGGGGTGGCCGCCGTGATTGCCATGGTAGCTATTGGTGAGGGTTCCAGGCAAAGTATTCAGTCGCAGTTGAGCAGTATGGGATCCAATATGATCACTATCCTGCCCAGCAGTAATGTAAGCGGTGGTGTAAGGATAGAAGGAACCAGCTTTCAAAGTCTTACTATTGAAGATGTAAAAGCCATACAACGGGATGCGGAATATGTGAGTGAAGTATCGCCGGTATCTTCTACAAGAGGGCAGGCTATTTATGGTGCATTGAACTGGCCTACCAGTCTGCAGGGGGTAGCACCTTCCTATTTTGATATCCGCAAGCTGGTGGTACAGGATGGCGTGAGTTTTACGGATGCTGATGTAGTCAGCTCGGCTAAAGTATGTGTATTGGGGCAAACGGTGATCAGCAATCTGTTCCCCAGTGGTGAAAGCCCTGTAGGCAAGGTGATCCGCCTCAACTCAATTCCCCTGCAGGTAATAGGTACATTGGCACCCAAGGGGCAAAGTTCCTTCGGGCAGGATCAGGATGATATTATTCTCACACCATATACAACCGTACAGAAAAGAATACTCGCCACTACCTACTTTCAGAGTATCTATGCTTCTGCTATCAATGAGAATTCCTCTGTACCGGCTACAAATGAGATCACTGCCATCCTTCGGGAAACACACCGGCTGCGGCCAGCGGATGAAAATAACTTCCAGGTAAGAACAATGGAGGAACTGATCAAAACACTTGGTTCCACCAGTAGTTTGTTAACTGTGCTGCTCACTGCTATTGCAGGGATCTCCCTGGTGATAGGAGGGATCGGTATCATGAATATCATGTATGTTTCTGTAACGGAACGAACGAAGGAAATAGGCTTGCGTATGTCCATCGGGGCAAGGGGAGTAGATATACTACTACAGTTCCTGGTAGAAGCTATCATTATCAGCATCACCGGTGGTATTATTGGGGTATTATTGGGTATCACTGCAGCACAGGTGATCACGCTCACATTAGGATGGCCTACGCTGGTGTCTGAATCCTCCATTGTATTATCCTTTATGGTGTGTGCGCTGACTGGGGTGTTTTTTGGATATTATCCTGCACAGGCCGCTTCCCGGCTGGATCCTATTGAGGCTTTGCGGTATGAATAG
- a CDS encoding ABC transporter ATP-binding protein, with protein sequence MNNKILELQEIRREFVMGTEVVRALKGVSFDVHAGEFVTIMGSSGSGKTTLLNLLGCLDKPTSGNYLLDSVNIKDLSRNELARLRNHKIGFVFQAYNLLPRTSALENVELPLFYNPSLSTQERKARAVKALQSVKLGDRLDHMPNQLSGGQQQRVAIARALVNEPVMILADEATGNLDTRTSYEIMLLMQELNQQQGKTIVFVTHEPDIAAFSSRTVMLRDGKVVKDSMNENVRSAKEALAALPVTDDY encoded by the coding sequence ATGAACAACAAAATACTTGAACTACAGGAGATCCGGCGTGAGTTCGTGATGGGCACTGAAGTAGTGCGCGCGCTCAAGGGTGTTTCCTTTGACGTGCATGCTGGTGAATTCGTTACCATCATGGGGAGCAGCGGCTCCGGCAAAACAACCCTGTTGAATTTGCTGGGCTGCCTGGATAAGCCCACATCCGGCAATTACCTGCTGGATAGTGTGAATATAAAAGACTTGTCGCGTAATGAACTGGCAAGGTTGCGCAATCATAAAATAGGTTTTGTGTTCCAGGCATATAACTTGTTGCCGCGTACCTCTGCATTGGAAAATGTAGAGTTGCCTTTGTTTTATAATCCTTCACTAAGCACGCAGGAAAGAAAAGCAAGAGCAGTGAAAGCATTGCAGTCCGTAAAGTTGGGAGACCGGCTGGATCATATGCCCAATCAACTTTCCGGCGGACAGCAGCAAAGGGTGGCCATTGCGCGTGCATTAGTGAACGAACCAGTGATGATCTTAGCAGATGAAGCAACCGGTAACCTGGATACACGCACATCCTATGAGATCATGCTGCTGATGCAGGAACTGAATCAGCAACAGGGAAAGACCATCGTATTCGTTACGCACGAACCGGATATTGCCGCATTCAGCAGCAGAACGGTGATGTTGCGGGATGGCAAAGTGGTAAAAGACAGTATGAATGAAAACGTACGTTCGGCAAAGGAAGCGCTGGCTGCATTACCTGTAACGGACGACTATTAA
- a CDS encoding S41 family peptidase, whose product MKRIFPLLCFILLCHSVSAFEIPSWLRYPAISPDGKTIVFTYRGDLYKVPAAGGSATQLTTDKTYEFMPVWSTDGQSIAFASDRNGNFDIYIIPTTGGAPKRLTWHSVDEYPYDIKNGKVIFGAVRLDDPDNRQFPSDALQELYEVPANGGPVTQLLTTPAEDAKVSPAGRYIIYHDRKGRENIWRKHQVSSIARDIWLYDNQTGTHKKITSFEGEDRNPVWAGEKNIYYLSERGGSFNVFTTDMGNNIQQVTFFKEHPVRFLSISQDATLCFGYDGDIYLQAKNKKPVKVAIDIVAPAKHTDEINVPLRDITELAIPSGKELAFTARGYIFTGSTSGKTWKRSVYAGNQVTGISFSPDGKDLLFASFMEGKWRITSSSAVIASEHDCYQPVYSPDGKEIAFIEDRTTLKIYNIASGKFRTILGPDQLTSRKEHDQYFEWSPDGNWLLVKFNEPGAGNDEVGMISTSGKGKLINLTQSGYSDTEPHWAMNGKMIVWFTDRNGLHSYANSSTRQNDVYALELPANKKIRLTNYPSLLAGALVSGNGEMLYYLAKQGKNYDLWSCNLRTKETKMLLSLNIEETVMQWDKEKKLIYMLADGKILKVDPLAGKKEEIVFTGTFPVNVREERKEMFDYIWNKTKKTFYTAGMHGVNWDALKVSYGKFLPFIDNNYDMAEMLNELLGELNVSHTGATYRPDRKDGDITASLGVFYQGTTIKEIMKGGPLEGLVKPGEVIEAIDGEKNQPDKDFAAYLNRKAGKEIVLTVSGRQIKVKPINPAAEFDLVYERWVKRNEEEVSKLSHGTLGYVHLYRMNDNAYRQTYEEVLGKYPGRKGIVVDTRFNRGGDLASELIMFLGGKKVRDNTTDHFLVNSEPSFRWAKPSIVLACEANYSDGQCFAHDYQVLKMGKLVGMPVPGSCTWMTGQTMMDNTMHFSVPTVGVKDLQGRYLENVSTQPDVEVMNEFDKVAKGEDQQLQAAIRELIKDLK is encoded by the coding sequence ATGAAACGCATCTTCCCGTTGCTATGTTTTATCCTGCTATGCCACAGCGTGTCTGCTTTTGAGATTCCCTCATGGCTACGCTATCCCGCTATTTCACCAGATGGGAAGACCATTGTTTTTACATACCGGGGAGATCTTTATAAGGTGCCCGCAGCAGGGGGATCTGCTACCCAACTCACTACAGATAAGACTTATGAATTCATGCCGGTGTGGAGCACGGATGGACAGTCTATAGCTTTTGCAAGTGACAGGAACGGTAACTTTGATATATACATTATCCCTACCACAGGAGGAGCACCTAAACGCCTCACCTGGCATTCTGTGGATGAATACCCTTATGATATAAAGAACGGCAAAGTGATCTTCGGTGCAGTAAGGCTCGATGATCCCGATAACCGTCAATTCCCTTCAGATGCTTTGCAGGAACTATATGAAGTGCCGGCAAATGGAGGCCCTGTCACGCAATTACTTACTACACCGGCTGAAGATGCAAAGGTGAGTCCGGCAGGCCGTTATATCATCTACCACGACAGAAAAGGCCGGGAAAACATCTGGCGGAAACACCAGGTATCTTCCATTGCACGGGATATCTGGTTGTACGACAACCAGACAGGCACACATAAAAAGATCACTTCTTTTGAAGGAGAAGATCGAAATCCCGTATGGGCGGGTGAAAAGAATATTTATTATCTGAGTGAGAGAGGAGGCAGCTTTAATGTATTCACTACTGATATGGGAAATAACATACAGCAGGTGACCTTCTTCAAAGAACATCCTGTCCGCTTCCTCAGCATATCGCAGGATGCCACACTTTGTTTTGGTTATGACGGTGATATATATCTGCAGGCTAAGAACAAAAAGCCTGTTAAGGTAGCCATTGATATAGTAGCACCTGCAAAACATACAGATGAAATAAATGTGCCACTCAGGGATATAACAGAACTGGCTATACCTTCCGGTAAAGAACTGGCTTTTACTGCGCGAGGTTATATTTTCACCGGTAGTACATCGGGTAAAACATGGAAGCGTTCTGTTTATGCAGGTAACCAGGTAACAGGCATCAGCTTTTCCCCGGATGGGAAAGATCTGTTGTTTGCCAGTTTTATGGAGGGCAAATGGAGGATCACTTCTTCGTCTGCAGTGATAGCCAGTGAGCATGATTGTTACCAGCCGGTATATTCCCCGGATGGAAAGGAGATTGCTTTTATTGAAGACAGAACAACGCTGAAGATCTACAATATAGCATCGGGGAAATTCCGCACTATCCTTGGCCCTGATCAACTCACCAGCCGGAAGGAACATGATCAGTATTTTGAATGGAGCCCCGACGGCAACTGGCTGCTGGTGAAATTCAATGAACCGGGAGCCGGAAATGATGAAGTAGGTATGATCAGCACATCGGGAAAAGGAAAACTGATCAATCTCACGCAAAGCGGATACAGCGATACGGAACCGCACTGGGCGATGAATGGGAAAATGATCGTTTGGTTCACAGACCGGAATGGTTTACATAGCTATGCAAATAGCAGTACCCGCCAGAATGATGTGTATGCTTTGGAACTACCCGCAAATAAGAAGATAAGGCTAACAAATTATCCATCCCTGCTGGCCGGTGCATTGGTAAGTGGTAACGGGGAAATGCTGTATTACCTGGCTAAACAGGGAAAGAATTATGACCTCTGGTCCTGCAACCTCCGTACAAAAGAAACGAAAATGCTGCTGTCGCTGAATATAGAGGAAACAGTCATGCAATGGGATAAAGAGAAGAAATTGATCTATATGCTGGCAGATGGAAAGATACTAAAAGTAGATCCCCTTGCCGGAAAGAAAGAGGAGATAGTATTCACAGGCACCTTTCCTGTAAATGTAAGAGAAGAAAGAAAAGAGATGTTTGATTACATCTGGAACAAAACTAAAAAGACCTTCTATACTGCCGGCATGCATGGTGTAAATTGGGATGCACTGAAAGTAAGCTATGGAAAATTCCTTCCTTTCATCGATAATAATTATGACATGGCTGAAATGCTCAATGAGTTGTTAGGTGAATTAAATGTAAGCCATACTGGAGCTACCTATCGCCCTGACAGAAAGGACGGGGATATCACAGCTTCTTTGGGCGTATTCTATCAGGGCACAACCATCAAGGAGATCATGAAGGGCGGCCCGCTGGAAGGTTTAGTGAAACCCGGTGAGGTGATAGAAGCAATAGATGGAGAAAAAAACCAACCAGACAAAGACTTTGCAGCCTACCTTAACCGCAAAGCCGGGAAAGAGATCGTACTTACCGTATCAGGGAGGCAGATCAAAGTAAAGCCCATCAATCCGGCAGCAGAATTTGATCTTGTATATGAACGGTGGGTGAAACGTAATGAGGAAGAAGTGAGTAAACTCAGCCATGGCACATTGGGATACGTGCATCTCTATCGTATGAATGATAATGCTTACCGTCAGACCTATGAAGAAGTACTGGGCAAATATCCCGGCAGGAAAGGCATTGTGGTGGATACGCGCTTCAACAGGGGTGGGGACCTGGCATCGGAACTGATCATGTTCCTCGGTGGTAAAAAGGTAAGGGATAACACCACAGACCATTTCCTGGTGAACAGCGAGCCTTCTTTCAGGTGGGCGAAACCTTCCATCGTACTGGCCTGCGAAGCGAATTACAGCGATGGCCAATGTTTTGCACATGATTACCAGGTATTGAAAATGGGCAAACTGGTAGGCATGCCTGTTCCCGGAAGCTGTACCTGGATGACGGGGCAAACGATGATGGACAATACCATGCACTTCAGTGTACCCACTGTAGGAGTAAAAGACCTGCAGGGAAGATATCTTGAAAATGTAAGTACACAACCGGACGTTGAGGTGATGAATGAATTTGATAAAGTGGCCAAAGGAGAGGACCAGCAACTGCAGGCAGCCATCCGGGAACTGATAAAAGATCTGAAGTGA
- a CDS encoding FecR family protein — protein sequence MDQNYRNAEDFLCDESFQRYCLGTDPSATAQWEEWMEAHPEAAADIAEAKKIFAILNANQGNLQEQAAQLQDGMDRSILLKEALEETPRRKFRYISIAAAFVVLLSLPLIWKYTTDKDKMPALAATIQSGTEPRKTLVLSDGSVLTMRNNSTVSLSEGFGKSNRILTLSGEAFFDVKPDPAHPFIVHTKDVSIEVLGTVFNVSAYPENVYTETALFRGKVSVTSKTNPEHKTILTPNQKLVVYAGKAKDTAALKVRSLAVDPQDHKAKEIAWVRSRLKIQDESLEQIAIRLQKWYGIQIVITDEAVKQYSYSGTFESETVIKALEALQLSYPFSFQMEQSRIVISK from the coding sequence ATGGACCAAAATTACCGTAACGCAGAGGATTTCCTCTGTGATGAATCCTTTCAACGTTATTGCCTGGGTACAGACCCATCTGCCACTGCACAGTGGGAGGAATGGATGGAAGCGCATCCGGAAGCCGCTGCGGATATAGCAGAAGCCAAAAAGATCTTTGCTATCCTGAATGCCAACCAGGGAAACCTGCAGGAGCAGGCTGCCCAGCTGCAGGATGGGATGGACCGTTCTATCTTACTGAAAGAAGCATTGGAAGAAACACCTAGACGCAAATTCCGCTACATCTCCATCGCCGCCGCTTTTGTGGTATTACTCAGCCTTCCGCTGATCTGGAAATACACCACTGATAAAGATAAGATGCCCGCACTGGCCGCAACCATCCAGTCCGGCACCGAACCCAGGAAAACACTGGTGCTTTCAGATGGTTCCGTACTGACCATGAGGAACAACAGTACCGTCTCTCTCTCAGAAGGATTTGGAAAAAGCAACCGGATTCTCACCCTTTCCGGTGAAGCCTTTTTTGATGTAAAACCAGATCCTGCACATCCCTTCATCGTACATACAAAAGACGTTAGTATAGAAGTATTAGGCACCGTATTCAACGTGAGCGCCTATCCGGAGAACGTATATACAGAAACAGCCCTTTTCAGGGGAAAGGTATCCGTTACCTCTAAAACAAACCCGGAGCACAAAACCATCCTTACACCAAATCAAAAACTCGTAGTCTATGCCGGTAAGGCAAAAGATACTGCTGCATTAAAAGTACGCTCCCTGGCGGTAGACCCCCAGGACCATAAAGCAAAGGAAATTGCATGGGTAAGAAGCAGGCTGAAGATCCAGGATGAATCATTAGAGCAGATCGCCATCCGTTTGCAGAAATGGTATGGCATACAGATCGTTATCACAGACGAAGCCGTGAAGCAATACAGCTATTCGGGCACTTTTGAAAGTGAAACAGTGATCAAAGCATTGGAAGCACTACAGTTATCTTATCCCTTCAGTTTTCAGATGGAGCAGAGCAGGATCGTAATCAGTAAATAA